The Montipora capricornis isolate CH-2021 chromosome 6, ASM3666992v2, whole genome shotgun sequence genome has a window encoding:
- the LOC138053326 gene encoding uncharacterized protein, whose amino-acid sequence MCPQHEETVDHIVSGCEVLAKTEYITRHNNAAAYLHWSICKDHDLKITDKWDVMEAVMHNKDNNLIIMWDMPVNTDRTITANRPDIIVKDSVNSTCKLIDMTVPSDRNIALKEIEEKSKYNDLEVEIQRMWQMKTIVLPVVIGALGTVKKGMVENIEKVAKSASVTEIQKICMLGSARILRKVLSS is encoded by the coding sequence ATGTGTCCGCAACATGAAGAGACAGTGGACCATATTGTATCTGGATGTGAGGTCTTAGCCAAAACAGAGTACATCACTCGGCACAACAATGCTGCAGCATATCTCCATTGGAGTATCTGCAAAGATCATGATCTCAAGATTACAGACAAATGGGATGTGATGGAGGCTGTGATGCATAATAAAGACAACAACCTCATCATCATGTGGGACATGCCAGTCAATACTGATAGAACTATAACAGCGAACAGACCTGACATCATTGTTAAAGATTCAGTAAATTCCACCTGTAAACTGATTGATATGACTGTCCCATCAGATAGGAACATTGCATTGAAGGAAATCGAAGAGAAAAGCAAGTATAATGATTTAGAAGTTGAAATACAGAGAATGTGGCAGATGAAAACCATAGTGCTCCCTGTAGTTATTGGTGCGCTTGGCACAGTAAAAAAGGGAATGGTAGAAAACATCGAGAAAGTAGCAAAGAGTGCTTCTGTGACAGAGATTCAAAAGATCTGCATGCTGGGATCTGCGCGAATCCTCAGAAAGGTGCTTAGTAGCTGA